CCTTCGCGACCTCTCCCCCACCCTCCATGGCCGAGATCTTTTTGCGCGCACCGGCGATGGTGAGACCCTCGTCGAAGAGCAGGCGACGAATCTCGAGGATCAGCTGCACCTGGTCTTTCGAGTAGAGGCGCTGTCCGGTTCCGCTCTTGGCCGCTTCGAGCTGCGGGAACTCGGTGCCCCAGAAGCGGAGCATGTAGGGCTGGACGTTGGCGAGCTTGCAGACCTCGTTGAGCTTGAAATGGTCTTGATCCTCAGGAAGGACTACTTGATCCGTCATCCTCGTCCTCCAAATCCGGTGTCAGGGTCAGGCGGAGCTGCAGGGTCACGCGCCTGTTGCCGACCCAGGAACCCGGCACCGGCACCTCGATATCCAGCGCCCGCACCTGACCGCTTTCGACGATCGCGCCGGTACCCTGGAGGCGCAGGTGGAGCTGATTGTCCTCGGCCTGTACGTTCACGGCGCGGGCCGTTGCGGCCTCGATGGCGGCAGCCCTTTCGGCCCTCTCGATCTCATCGAGCTGGTACACGCCGGACATCTCTTCCTCGGTCCACGGATCACCGTTTCCGACGACGATCGGCTCCGGCGTGACCTCCGCGAAGAGCTCGTCGTCGAAGCTTCCTGAGGGTTCCCCGGCCTGGTCCTCGACTTCGGCGCCGGGCTCGGCATCAGTCCCGGGCTGGGGCTCCTCGTCGAGGAACGAAACCGGCTCCGGTTCGGAATCCGGGATCTCTTCCTGTTCTTCGGGCTCTTCATCCAGAAAAGAAACCGGTTCGGGCGCGGCCTCCGGTACTTCATCCGGCGCCTCTGCCACTGCGTCCAGGGGTGGTTCCGCTTCCGGCTCGGGTTCCTGCGCGACCTCTTCGGATTCAGGCTCCTCCGCCTGGTCCCAAGGCTCCCCGGCCGTCTCCTGCAAGGTTTCGATGAACGACTCCGGCTCGACCTCCGCAGCCGATTCCGAACTTACAGCGGTATCGTCGCCTTCTTCGAGATAGGGTTCCCGTTCCGCCTCAGGCTCGTCATGCGCCTCTTCCGGTTCCGGCGCGATGGCCGGCCCGGCGGCGTACGGGTCGGGTTCCTCTGCGGGTTCCTCGATGTAGGATTCGATCTCGGGCACGGGTTCTGGCTCCGACTCGGCTGCCGCATAGGAGTCGTGTTCTGCCGCCTCGAGCTCGGTTTCCTGGTCTCCTGCGGGCTCCTCCGCAACCGCCTCGAAATGAGGTTCCGGTTCGGGTTGCTCTTCCATCGCCTCGACTGCGGCTTCCAGATAGGGCTCCAGGATCGGCTCTGGTTCTAACTCGAGTTCAGCAGCCTCTTCGGGTTCGGAGGTCGCGATCTCGTCTGCGACCTCCAGGAGCAGGCTTGGTTTGGCAGGTTCGCCGCCGCCAAAGGTCTCCGGGCTCGGCGCAAACGGACTGGGGGCATCGATACGGTCCTCGTACCTGCCATCCGCCAAGGACGCCTCGGCCTCCTCTTCCGCCGGCTGGCCTTCTTCAGCGTGCTCCGGCACCTGGAGATCCACCGCCTCCATCGGGAGCTCTTCGACGTCCTCCGCCACTTCTTCGATCATCGGCTCGAACCCGGGGTCGTCGAGCTGGAAGTCCGTAATCTCGTCCACGTCGGGGGCCGGCGGAGCGAAGTCCGCCTCCGCCGCGCTCTCCGGCAGGTCCGGGAGGTCGACGTGCTGGGTCAGCAGGCTGATGTCATCCTTCTGCTCGACGTCCGGCTCCGGCGGCGCGTCCGGCACCTCGGGCAGCTCGATATCGGGAACGGCGCTCTCGACATCGGCATCACCGAAATCCGGAGCTGAAGGAAGATCCGGTGGCGGTGGCGACGCGGGACGCTGTTCGCCGAGCCTCTTCAGTTCGTCGAAATCGATTGCCGAATCTTCACCTTCACCGTAGACACCCGTGGCAACCTCGTCCTCGAACCCGACCCCGGCCCCACCCGCTCCGAACGGATCCGACGCCATGGACTTCGAAAAGTCGATGGTCTTGGCGGGATCGTCGGACACGATCTCGTCGAGGATCGATGGCGGCACGGATTCCTCGACTGGCTCGTCCGCCGGCGATTCGGCGGCGATCGCCGATTCCTCCTCTTTCATCTCCTTCAGCGATTCGTAGAACTCGATGGGCTCGATCTCTTCGGGAGGTTCGGGCGGCGCAATCGGCTCGACCGGCGGTGGCGGGTGCTCCTCGGCCGGAGCGACCTCTTGCGGCTCGGGGATCGATGCGGCCGGTGGGAGCTCCTCCACCAGCTCCTCCGCGGGCTCCGGCGCATCGGCGACTGCGATTGGCTCCTCGAGCGGTTCGCCTGCGGAAGGAGGCACCTCCGTCGGACCCGGAGGCGGCGTTGGCACATCATCGAGGACGCTCACGTGCGAATCTTCGATTCCGGGGGTCCTCGCACCGGTGGTCGCACCCTCGTAACGCTGGCGAAGATTTCGCATGACGAGCTTGACGATGCCCTCGAGAGTCTCCTGAACCCCGACCCCCTCGGTTGCGGTGGCCTCGAAGATGGGCACCGAGTACAGGTTGAGATCGTCGTTCAGCTCTTCGATTGTCGTAAGGTCCTTGAGGTCACGCTTGTTGAACTGCAGCACGTGCGGGAAGCCGTCGAGCGAGATCCCCTGCAGGAGGAGGTTCTCCTGCAGGTTTTTGAAGCTGTCGACGTTGGAGCTCTGCATCGCGCGCTGCGAATCCGCAACGAAGACCACCCCGTCGGCACCGCGCAGCACCAGCTGACGAGTCGAGTTGTAGTGCACCTGTCCCGGGACCGTGTAGAGCTGAAGGGTCACTTCCATACCACGAATCGAGCCGATCTCGAGTGGCAGCAAATCGAAGAAGATCGTCCGGTCGCCCTCGGTCGCGAGCGAGATCATTTTGCCGCGTTCGCCGCCTTCGAAGTTATCGTGGATCCACGCCAGGTTGGTGGTCTTGCCACACAACCCGGGCCCGTAATACACGATCTTTGCGTTCAGCTTACGCAGCGCGTAGTTAAAGAAAACCATGGAATTCCTTCAACGAAGAGCTAACTTTCTCGTCCCCTGATGATAACCCGAATCGGCACTCCATCCAAACCCAGCGACTTCCTCAGGACGTTTTCCAGGTACCTCATGTAGGAGAAGTGCGGGCTCTTCGGCAGGTTCGTGAAGAGAACGAAGTTGGGCGGCGAGGTTCTCACCTGGCTGCAGTAATAAAGCCTCGGCGCCTTTTTCCCTGCCATCGCCGGCGGGCGCGAATCCCACGCGTCGCGCATCAGGCGGTTGAGGTCGTTGGTGGACACCCTCCGGGTGTAGGCGTGATGCACGTCACGCATGACCGGAAACAGCCGGTGGACTCCCTTGCCGTTGAGGGCCGAGAGATAGACTCGCGGCGAGTGGCGCATGAACTTGAGTTGCTGCCCGATCTGGTGCTCGATCCGCTCGCGCCCGAGTCCCCGATCTTCGATCAGGTCCCATTTGTTGACCACCAGAATGATTCCACGGCCGGCGTCCCAGGCGTAGCCGCCGACATGCGCGTCCTGCTTGGTAATGCCCTCCTCGGCGTCCACCACGAGAAGGCAGAGGTCGGCACGTTCCAGGTACCGCCTCGCCATGACCACCGAAAGTACCTCCGGGCCGCGGTCGGTTTTCCCCTTGCGGCGGATGCCTGCGGTGTCGACAAATTGATACCGAACGCCGTCCTTCTCCAGGATCGTGTCGACCGCATCGCGCGTCGTACCCGAGACCTCGCTCACCAGCAACCGTTCGTCTCCTAGCAACCGGTTGACGAGCGAGGATTTGCCGACGTTGGGTCGCCCGATCACCGCCACCGGGATCCCTTCCGCCGGATCACCGGCGGTCGAGACTTCTTCCTCTATCGGCGGCAGGTGGGGTTCGAGGGCGGACCACAACTCATCCATGCCGGTGCCGTGCTCGGCAGAAATCACGATCGGCTCGCCGAGGCCGAGGACATGGAACTCGTGCGCCTGGAGCTCGACGCCCTTTCGGTCGCCCTTGTTGACCACCGGCACGACCGGCACGCCGAGCCCGCGCAGATAGTCGACGATTTCGCGATCCTCGGGAATCGGACCTGCCTCACCGTCGAGCAGGAACAGGACGACGTCGCCATCCCTGATTGCAGCCTCCGCCTGACCCCTGATCAGGGGCACGAAGTGATCCTCGTCCTCCATCAGGAGGCCGCCGGTGTCGACGATCGTCACCCGACCCCCTCCCGGGCGCTCGGCCTCACCGAAAATGCGATCGCGGGTGACGCCGGGCAGGTCGTGGACCAGCGCCCGCCGGCTGCGGGTAAGCCGGTTGAAGAGAGTGGATTTGCCGACATTCGGTCGGCCCACCACGACCACGACGGCCGGACGGCTCACTCCGGTCCTTCTTCGGGCCGCTGGGTTTCCTCCGGAATCGGCGTCTCCTGGCTCATGATCGAGCGTCCCACGCAGATCCATCTGCCCTCGACGAGCCGCATCTGGAGAAGCGTGTTCTGGATCGAGTTTTCGGTATGGCCCTTCTCGACTCCATCGCCGGCGCCGTAGCGCGTGACGTCCCAGACCTCCACCAGGCGAACCGTCGCATTGATGCCACGGAACATGCTCATCGACTGGATCTCGAAGCCCACCATCTCGGCGTCGATCCGATCGCCGGTCAACTGCAGGAGGTCGGTCAGGAGCTTTTTGACCGCTGCGATCTCGTTCGGGCTGGCGTGCCCCTCGAGGACAGTGATATCGAGCGTCGAATAGGCTTCGGCCAGGGCGAAGAGATAGCCCCGAACCGCTGCTTCCACCGCCTGTCGTTCCTCAGTCGTGGGATTGGTGTCCTCGCACGCGGCAACGATCAGCATCGACAGAACCAGCACACAGGTCATGATTCTCCGAATTCGCATGCGCGCCTCCCTCGTTTCCTGCGCAGGATACCACCCGGTCTACAGATCTGCCGCCCCCTTCGGGGGCTGAATCCTTTTGGCCGTGCGTCTTACCTGGGGCTCACGCCCCAGGCTATGCATATGCCGCCGCTTCGCGGCTTCGGGTCCTCGCGCGGCGTGACCGGCGGGCCACGGCTTGCACCTGCGGCCAAAGAGAATTCGACTGGCAAAGCGAGCACCGAAGGCGCGACAATTTTCTAGCCTGGGGCGTCAGCCGCAGGCACAAAAGGCCAATCGAATACGAACCCCTGAAGGGTGCGACAGATCGTTGGCCGGCGGTCTCGCGATCCGAGTCCTTTCGAATCTCGCGGCCGCGGGTTAGAATTCCTTTCCGTCAATCAATCTCGAAGGAGGTTTCATTGAAGGTACCGGACCGCGTGTTGGTGGTCGGCGGCGTCGCCGCAGGGATGAGCGCCGCCAGCCAGATCCGCCGTCGCCGCCCCGAAACCAGGGTCACGGTGTTCGAAATGGGTGAGTTCATATCCTATGGCGCCTGCGGAATGCCCTACAACATAGAGGACCCGGAGCGGAACATCGAGGACCTCATCGTTCTCAGCGCCGAAGACGCTCGCGACAAGCGGGGAATCGATCTCAGGCTCCGCCACGAGGCAACGGAACTCGATCTCGACCGTGGGGAGCTGACGGTCATCGACCTCGAAAACGGTACCGAGACGAAAGAGCCGTTCGACGCGCTGGTGATCGCCACCGGCGCCCGCGCCATCCGCCTCCCACTCGAGGGCTTCGAGCTTCCCGGGGTCGAGGTCCTGCGAAAGCTCGGCGACGGCGCCGACCTCAAATCGGCGATCGCCGACAATCCCGAACGTGCAGTCATTGTCGGTGCCGGCTACATCGGCATGGAGATGGCCGACGTCCTGACCGAAAGAGGCCTTTCGGTCACCGTCCTGGAGAAGATGCCGCAACTCCTGCCGGGCTGGCACGAGGATACGGTTGCGGTGGTCGAACAGACGCTGGCGAGTCGAGGCGTGGAGTTCCACACCGGCGCCGCCGTCCAGAGTGCCGAGGCGAACAGCGACGGGCGCGTGGCCTCGGTCGTGACCGACATCGGCAGCTTCGACGCCGATCTGGTACTGGTCGCGGCCGGCGTGCGGCCGAACACCGACCTCGCGGTT
The window above is part of the Acidobacteriota bacterium genome. Proteins encoded here:
- a CDS encoding FAD-dependent oxidoreductase, which translates into the protein MKVPDRVLVVGGVAAGMSAASQIRRRRPETRVTVFEMGEFISYGACGMPYNIEDPERNIEDLIVLSAEDARDKRGIDLRLRHEATELDLDRGELTVIDLENGTETKEPFDALVIATGARAIRLPLEGFELPGVEVLRKLGDGADLKSAIADNPERAVIVGAGYIGMEMADVLTERGLSVTVLEKMPQLLPGWHEDTVAVVEQTLASRGVEFHTGAAVQSAEANSDGRVASVVTDIGSFDADLVLVAAGVRPNTDLAVSGGLRLGDTGAIWVDQGLQTSHEAVWSAGDCAEAYHRILRRNAWIPLGTTANKQGRIAGANVVGKSLRFPGIVGTAGFVVFDLEVARSGLGEEEARTEGFDPVTVTIKQRSRAHGFPGGEPIQVLLIADRETGLLLGAEIVGKDGAALRINTVATALAAHMTVADLQSLDLVYAPPFASVWDPVLVAANQLIKKVGKK
- the der gene encoding ribosome biogenesis GTPase Der, whose product is MSRPAVVVVVGRPNVGKSTLFNRLTRSRRALVHDLPGVTRDRIFGEAERPGGGRVTIVDTGGLLMEDEDHFVPLIRGQAEAAIRDGDVVLFLLDGEAGPIPEDREIVDYLRGLGVPVVPVVNKGDRKGVELQAHEFHVLGLGEPIVISAEHGTGMDELWSALEPHLPPIEEEVSTAGDPAEGIPVAVIGRPNVGKSSLVNRLLGDERLLVSEVSGTTRDAVDTILEKDGVRYQFVDTAGIRRKGKTDRGPEVLSVVMARRYLERADLCLLVVDAEEGITKQDAHVGGYAWDAGRGIILVVNKWDLIEDRGLGRERIEHQIGQQLKFMRHSPRVYLSALNGKGVHRLFPVMRDVHHAYTRRVSTNDLNRLMRDAWDSRPPAMAGKKAPRLYYCSQVRTSPPNFVLFTNLPKSPHFSYMRYLENVLRKSLGLDGVPIRVIIRGRES
- a CDS encoding MerR family transcriptional regulator: MTDQVVLPEDQDHFKLNEVCKLANVQPYMLRFWGTEFPQLEAAKSGTGQRLYSKDQVQLILEIRRLLFDEGLTIAGARKKISAMEGGGEVAKAKPPEAEKKADEPEEKKEAVKTSSARRKSPKKKTTAPKVDKETPTDVQPLLATLKDVRDEIDKIVAELKGG